Proteins from a single region of Nerophis ophidion isolate RoL-2023_Sa linkage group LG10, RoL_Noph_v1.0, whole genome shotgun sequence:
- the LOC133561038 gene encoding apoptosis facilitator Bcl-2-like protein 14 isoform X1 produces MANGHIEIHDPFADGAGGDGQEATSDEANLQNAEEFRLMMVYAQRRLGKKPSESSVEGSDPADATSPKSEEEKTPGKKKKKKNRQWKRLSSILRCIKPETDRTHKEAERQPVTNYCAGDHEDEEEEEDEMERVASRLTDIADDIPFVPPELEPDSPKEDAEVEKLIGLLLRKCGDHYNQQVTKELREALRNTRLWNYTFYERLMQTVLIRMGLFNPDPEAPSPQTSPQTQIAVACEVTSRLSAADTLAMNRLMGYGATYLQHHFSSWAKQHGGYMGAFISKDDDDEEVQ; encoded by the exons ATGGCAAACGGACACATAGAAATCCACGACCCCTTCGCCGACGGCGCTGGCGGCGACGGCCAAGAAGCCACCTCAGACGAGGCGAACCTGCAGAACGCGGAGGAGTTCCGCCTCATGATGGTCTACGCCCAGAGGCGGCTGGGGAAGAAGCCCAGCGAGTCGTCCGTGGAGGGCTCCGACCCGGCCGACGCCACCTCGCCCAAGAGCGAGGAGGAGAAGACGCCgggcaagaagaagaagaagaagaaccggCAATGGAAACGTCTGTCCAGCATTTTGAGATGCATCAAACCGGAGACGGACAGAACTCACAAAGAAGCTGAGAGACAACCTGTGACCAACTACTGTGCAG GTGACCacgaggacgaggaggaggaagaggacgaGATGGAGAGAGTGGCGAGCAGGCTGACCGACATCGCCGACGACATTCCCTTCGTCCCGCCCGAGTTGGAGCCGGATTCGCCCAAAG AGGACGCCGAAGTGGAGAAGCTGATTGGCCTCCTGCTGAGGAAGTGTGGAGACCACTACAACCAACAGGTGACCAAG GAGCTGAGAGAAGCTTTAAGGAACACGCGACTGTGGAACTACACTTTCTACGAGAGGTTGATGCAGACGGTCCTGATCAGGATGGGACTCTTCAACCCGGACCCTGAAGCTCCCAGTCCTCAAACGTCCCCACAGACTCAGATAGCCGTCGCCTGTGAA GTCACAAGTCGCCTCTCTGCTGCTGACACGCTCGCCATGAACCGCTTGATGGGATACGGCGCCACCTATCTGCAACATCACTTCTCCTCCTGGGCTAAGCAGCACGGCGGTTAT ATGGGAGCCTTCATCAGTAAAGATGACGACGATGAAGAAGTCCAGTAA
- the LOC133561038 gene encoding apoptosis facilitator Bcl-2-like protein 14 isoform X2, with product MANGHIEIHDPFADGAGGDGQEATSDEANLQNAEEFRLMMVYAQRRLGKKPSESSVEGSDPADATSPKSEEEKTPGKKKKKKNRQWKRLSSILRCIKPETDRTHKEAERQPVTNYCAGDHEDEEEEEDEMERVASRLTDIADDIPFVPPELEPDSPKEDAEVEKLIGLLLRKCGDHYNQQELREALRNTRLWNYTFYERLMQTVLIRMGLFNPDPEAPSPQTSPQTQIAVACEVTSRLSAADTLAMNRLMGYGATYLQHHFSSWAKQHGGYMGAFISKDDDDEEVQ from the exons ATGGCAAACGGACACATAGAAATCCACGACCCCTTCGCCGACGGCGCTGGCGGCGACGGCCAAGAAGCCACCTCAGACGAGGCGAACCTGCAGAACGCGGAGGAGTTCCGCCTCATGATGGTCTACGCCCAGAGGCGGCTGGGGAAGAAGCCCAGCGAGTCGTCCGTGGAGGGCTCCGACCCGGCCGACGCCACCTCGCCCAAGAGCGAGGAGGAGAAGACGCCgggcaagaagaagaagaagaagaaccggCAATGGAAACGTCTGTCCAGCATTTTGAGATGCATCAAACCGGAGACGGACAGAACTCACAAAGAAGCTGAGAGACAACCTGTGACCAACTACTGTGCAG GTGACCacgaggacgaggaggaggaagaggacgaGATGGAGAGAGTGGCGAGCAGGCTGACCGACATCGCCGACGACATTCCCTTCGTCCCGCCCGAGTTGGAGCCGGATTCGCCCAAAG AGGACGCCGAAGTGGAGAAGCTGATTGGCCTCCTGCTGAGGAAGTGTGGAGACCACTACAACCAACAG GAGCTGAGAGAAGCTTTAAGGAACACGCGACTGTGGAACTACACTTTCTACGAGAGGTTGATGCAGACGGTCCTGATCAGGATGGGACTCTTCAACCCGGACCCTGAAGCTCCCAGTCCTCAAACGTCCCCACAGACTCAGATAGCCGTCGCCTGTGAA GTCACAAGTCGCCTCTCTGCTGCTGACACGCTCGCCATGAACCGCTTGATGGGATACGGCGCCACCTATCTGCAACATCACTTCTCCTCCTGGGCTAAGCAGCACGGCGGTTAT ATGGGAGCCTTCATCAGTAAAGATGACGACGATGAAGAAGTCCAGTAA